The Haloarcula sp. CBA1127 genomic interval CATCCTCGACGACAAGCGCACCGCGAACGCCAAGACACTGTCGGGCGGCCAGCGGCAGGTGCTTGCCTTCGCCCGTGCGCTCGTGATGGAGCCCGACGTGTTGCTCATCGACGAGCCGAGCGCCGGACTGGCACCGAACACGGCCAAGGAAGTGTTCGACGACGTAGAGACAGTCAACGAACTCGGCACCTCGATCTTGATGGTCGAGCAGAATGCCCGTGAGGGACTGGGTATCTCCGACCGCGGGTTCGTCCTCGACCAGGGGACGGTCAAGTTCGAGGGCGAGGCCGACTCGCTGCTCGACGACCCCGAGGTGTCTCGGCTGTACCTCGGCGGCGAATCGCGCCGCTGAGGCCACGTTTCGCTGTTTTCCTTGCATTTGTCACGGCGCCACAACGACGACTTCCCGGGTGTTGCACTCGAAAGGACAAGGCAACACAGAAAAGCCCCCCTTGCATACCGCCTGCCAATGACTGTGACGCTGCCGACCGACGCCGATGACTGGGCCGCCGCGTGGCGCGACCGGATCAACGAGCGGGCCGCGTTCGCTGACAGCGCTGACGACTTCACCGCTGTATTCTGTTTCGAAATCCGTGCCGACGACGCCTACACCGGTGACCCGATACAGTTCGTCGTTGTGATTAAGGACGGTGTCTGTACCGCCGCCGGAACGGTCGCGGACCCCGAGTACGACTTCGCGTTCCGTGGCCCCTACAGCGAGTGGGTCACGATGCTGCAGGGCGATCTGGACATCTCCGCCGCCGCGATGGACGGAACCTTTGACGTCGAGGGTGACACGATGCGGCTGCTTCGCCGGCAGGACACCATCGCCGAAATGGTCGCGGCGGCACAGAACGTCGACACCGAGTTCGAGTACTGACCGACGGGCTTTTGTCCGCCCGCTTGGCCTACACGGGTATGCTCGACAAACTCGGTGCGGTTGGTATCGGCGGCATCGTCGTGTTGCTCGCCGGCATCGGTCTGGTCGCGTGGAAGGCACCCATCGTCGCCGTCGGCATCGCTCTCGTCGTCGGGGGCCTCGGACTGGTCGTCTACGGCCTCGTCACGAGCCTGCTCGGCGCGTTCGGACTTGGTGGTGGCATGGGCGGTATGGGTGGCGGCGGCATGGGCGGTGGTGGGATGGGCGGCGACGGGATGCCCTGAGGCGGAGACGACTAACAGGCGGTGTCCGCATCAATGTCGAACTCGAACCGTGCACCGCCGTGTTCTCCTGCTGTGGCACGTACTGTCCAGCCGTGGGCTTCGGCGATTGTCCTGACGATGTAGAGGCCAAACCCGGTCCCGTCAGCCGCCCGTGACGCGCCCGGTTCGAACACCCGCTCTCGTTCGTCGGGAGCGATTCCCCGGCCGTCGTCCTCGATTGCGAAGCCGTCGGGTGTCGGTACGACACGAACCGTTATTTGGGTGGCATCGTCTCCACCTTCCTCGTCGGCTGCGCGTTCATTGCGCTCAGGCCCGTGTGTAACGGCGTTAGCGAAGACGTTCTCGAACAGTCGGAGCAATCGCTTTGGGTCAGCTTCAATCAGTATCGATGGCGGCGGTTCCAGCACTGCGCTGTCGGTCTCGACGTGGGTCCACGCCGTCGTTGCCACGTCAGCGATATCGACGGCCTGCTCGTCGGCTGCCAGCGCCCCGTCTCTGGTCGCGGTCCGCAGATCCTCGATAATCGATTCTAACCGCCCTAACCCATCTCTGGCGGCGTTGATACGCTCGACCGACAGCTCCTCGGCAGCGAGTTCGAGGTGGCCACTAGTGACGGCAAGCGGCGTCCGGAGGTCGTGTGCCAGCAGGTCAGCAAACTCCGTGAGCCGCTCGTTCTGTCGCTGGAGGTGCCACTCCCGTTCCTGTCGGTCCGTGATATCCCGGCCGACACCGCTGAATCCCTGAACTGTGCCGTCGTCCGCCGTGAGAAGCCGGCCGCTGAGTTCGAACGTCACCACCCCTTCCGTCGTCTCTGCTCGCGCTTCGACGGTTGTCTGACCAGACTCGAACACCTCCTCGATAGCCGCTTCGACGGCTTTCCGGTCGTCCGCGACAAAGAAATCGGTCGGCTCTGTGCCCGATAGTTCGCTATCCGTCAGGTCGAACAGTTCGTTCAGCCGAGCGTTCCAGTACGCAAGTTTGCCGTCTGCGTCGTAGATGTAGAAGACGTCGTCGAGAGTCTCGACCGCGGCCGCCAGAACACGACTCTGGTCTTCCATGCGAGACAAACGCACCCGAAGACCATAACTACTCAGTACGGCTGGCTCGCCGTTGTGCCACTGACACACCGAACGGAGTGCCATGTCGCTCCGTCCTGTTCGCCGGACGCCAGCGTCTAGTTCTCGCTCGTCGGCCGGTCGGCCCGGTGTTCGCTGATGATCTGGTCGACCATCTCCGCGTTCTGCTCCTTCCGGCGGTCGGCGGCGCGCTCCTCCCAGTCTTCGATTGCCGCCTCGATTTCGCCCTCGCGGGCGACGGCCAGTTCGTCCACTTCCTGTACGGTGACCATCTCCGCCGGCGCGACGGGGATGTCGTTGTCGAACAGCACCTGATCGGCGATATCGGAGAGGTTCCCGTTCCGGAGGACGATCTTCGGGTCGATATCCGCCAGCTGCTGGGCCGTCGACCGGCCCGCACCCGAGGAGTCCCGGAACATGACGATGTCGTCCTCAACGAGGCCAAACCGCTCGTCGGCGTCGGCGATGGCGTCCCTGGTGAACTGTTCGACCACCTTGACCGGGGTCAGCCCCTCCTGTTTCTCCGAGACGTCGGCGAAGTTCGAGTGGTCGAGCTTCCACAGCGCCTTCAGCCGTTCGAGCTTGTCAGCCAGCGCCTCGCGTTTCTCCTCTTCCTCCTCGACTTTCCGTTCGAGGGCCTCGTTGCGCCGCTGGAGCCGCGTCACCTCGCGGTCTTTCCTGACCTCGCGCCGGCCCTCGCTGCGGGCCTTCTCCAGCTGTTTGTCCTTCTCCGAGAGCTGGTCATCCTTGCGTTTGATCGTCTCTTTGAGGTCGTCGACGTGTGACTCAAGGCGTTCGATGCGGGCGTTCAGCCGCTTGATCTCTTTCTCGTCGTCGGTGAGTTCCCGTGGTTCGTGGGCCGTTGTGTCCTCGTCCTCGCTGTCGTCGTCTTCGAGGTCCCGCAACACCGTTTCGACGCTCTCCTCGCCAGCGACGACGCGGTCGATGACCGGTCCCACATCGTACTGTGGCGGGACCTTACCCGCGACGCGCTCGAACTGGTCGGCGTGGTGGTCGAAGGCGTAGAGCGCGGCGGCCATGGCGTCGCGTTCGTGGTCGTTGTCGTAGGCCTCCTCCCGAGTCCGGTGTTTCTTTTCGTCGACCGGGAGGTCGGTGTCGGGCTCCCAGCCCGCGGCACTAAAGGAGCGTCGGAGCTTCTCGACCGTTTCTGGCATCGGCGTCACGTCGGCGGCGACGATGACGGGCCGCCCGCGCTCGATGATCCACTCTGTCGTCGCGGCGGCGTCGTCGGTCCGCGAGGAGTACACATCCAGCACAGTGCCGTCGAGGGAGACGATGGCGACGGCCGTCGTCGTTCCGGGGTCGACGCCGACGACGACGTGGTCGCGCCGCTTTGCCAGTGGCTTGAACTCGATGCCGTCCCGCCGCTGGCGCTCGATCTCGACGCGCGTGTCGCCCGACCGGGCTCTCGATACCGGGATATCCTGTGGCCGGGCCGAGACTTGGAACACGGCGTTGGAGAACCCGCCGTACTTCTCGGTCACGTCCCGCTCGTACTCCAGACCGGCAGCGTCGAGCTCAGACTCGATTTCGCGCGCCCGCTTGCGGACCGCGCCGTGGATGCGCCGGGTGTAGCGGTCCTCTGACCACCCGCCTTTGCCGGTCGAGCGGCCCCGCGAGACTTTCACCTCTGTTGTATCGGTGAAGGCGGACACCTCCTGCCCGACGTTGGCGGCGGCCAGCCGGGCCGCGGCCTCGGCCTCCTCCATCGGGTCCTTGCCGTAGGGGACGCCGTGGCGCTTGGCGACCCGGGAGAGCGGTTCGGGCCGCTCGTCGCCGGTCACCTGCACCAGTTTCGTTTCGTCGGGGAGGGACCCGAGGACGTGGATCAGGGCGTCCTTGTCCTCGGCGAGTTCGTACATATTATCCGTCGCGACGATGGCCGGCTCCTCGTCCTCAATACGCCGGCGGAG includes:
- a CDS encoding HAMP domain-containing sensor histidine kinase, translated to MEDQSRVLAAAVETLDDVFYIYDADGKLAYWNARLNELFDLTDSELSGTEPTDFFVADDRKAVEAAIEEVFESGQTTVEARAETTEGVVTFELSGRLLTADDGTVQGFSGVGRDITDRQEREWHLQRQNERLTEFADLLAHDLRTPLAVTSGHLELAAEELSVERINAARDGLGRLESIIEDLRTATRDGALAADEQAVDIADVATTAWTHVETDSAVLEPPPSILIEADPKRLLRLFENVFANAVTHGPERNERAADEEGGDDATQITVRVVPTPDGFAIEDDGRGIAPDERERVFEPGASRAADGTGFGLYIVRTIAEAHGWTVRATAGEHGGARFEFDIDADTAC
- a CDS encoding DUF460 domain-containing protein — encoded protein: MNRTAALDAVVFGVDIQSGDVRGDAPSYALVVFDGESVERDVVSWRKLRRRIEDEEPAIVATDNMYELAEDKDALIHVLGSLPDETKLVQVTGDERPEPLSRVAKRHGVPYGKDPMEEAEAAARLAAANVGQEVSAFTDTTEVKVSRGRSTGKGGWSEDRYTRRIHGAVRKRAREIESELDAAGLEYERDVTEKYGGFSNAVFQVSARPQDIPVSRARSGDTRVEIERQRRDGIEFKPLAKRRDHVVVGVDPGTTTAVAIVSLDGTVLDVYSSRTDDAAATTEWIIERGRPVIVAADVTPMPETVEKLRRSFSAAGWEPDTDLPVDEKKHRTREEAYDNDHERDAMAAALYAFDHHADQFERVAGKVPPQYDVGPVIDRVVAGEESVETVLRDLEDDDSEDEDTTAHEPRELTDDEKEIKRLNARIERLESHVDDLKETIKRKDDQLSEKDKQLEKARSEGRREVRKDREVTRLQRRNEALERKVEEEEEKREALADKLERLKALWKLDHSNFADVSEKQEGLTPVKVVEQFTRDAIADADERFGLVEDDIVMFRDSSGAGRSTAQQLADIDPKIVLRNGNLSDIADQVLFDNDIPVAPAEMVTVQEVDELAVAREGEIEAAIEDWEERAADRRKEQNAEMVDQIISEHRADRPTSEN
- a CDS encoding SCP2 sterol-binding domain-containing protein, which encodes MTVTLPTDADDWAAAWRDRINERAAFADSADDFTAVFCFEIRADDAYTGDPIQFVVVIKDGVCTAAGTVADPEYDFAFRGPYSEWVTMLQGDLDISAAAMDGTFDVEGDTMRLLRRQDTIAEMVAAAQNVDTEFEY